A genomic segment from Paramixta manurensis encodes:
- a CDS encoding YecA family protein: MSIQNTQPSYDALASVLTQQGVGMTPAEMHGLISGIVCGGNLDHSWKTLVHDLTNEGMAFSQTLSQPLQALHQHILDTLEDEGFLFQLYLPDDDDITVFDRADALAGWVNHFLLGLGVSQPKLDKVKGETGEAIDDLRTIAQLGYDEDEDQDELEQSLEEIIEYVRVAALLCHDTFTHIVTPTAPEVKKPTLH; this comes from the coding sequence ATGTCAATACAGAATACACAACCAAGCTATGATGCGCTGGCATCGGTTCTTACGCAGCAAGGCGTGGGAATGACGCCGGCAGAAATGCACGGTTTAATCAGCGGCATCGTGTGTGGAGGCAATCTGGACCACAGTTGGAAAACGCTGGTGCATGATTTAACCAACGAAGGGATGGCTTTTTCACAAACGTTGTCTCAGCCCCTGCAAGCGTTGCATCAGCACATTCTTGATACCCTGGAAGATGAAGGTTTTTTGTTTCAGCTTTATCTGCCGGATGATGACGATATCACCGTGTTTGACCGCGCCGATGCGCTGGCGGGCTGGGTTAACCACTTCTTACTGGGGTTGGGCGTCTCACAGCCGAAGCTGGATAAAGTCAAAGGCGAAACCGGCGAAGCGATTGATGATCTACGTACTATCGCGCAGCTCGGCTATGATGAAGATGAAGACCAGGATGAGCTGGAGCAGTCGCTGGAAGAGATCATTGAATATGTACGTGTCGCCGCGTTGCTGTGTCACGACACGTTCACGCATATCGTGACGCCGACGGCGCCGGAAGTGAAAAAACCAACCTTACATTAA
- the zapA gene encoding cell division protein ZapA: MSAQPVDIQIFGRSLRVNCPPEQQDALNLAAEDLNQRLQDLKVRTRVTNTEQLVFIAALNICHELAQEKGKTRDYAANMEQRIRMLQQTIEQALLEQGRITERQGTKFE, encoded by the coding sequence ATGTCTGCACAACCAGTAGATATTCAAATTTTTGGCCGTTCGTTGCGAGTGAATTGTCCACCAGAACAGCAAGATGCGCTGAACCTGGCTGCCGAAGACCTCAATCAGCGGTTGCAAGATTTAAAAGTTCGCACTAGAGTCACAAATACTGAGCAACTGGTGTTCATTGCAGCGTTGAACATTTGCCATGAGTTGGCGCAGGAAAAGGGTAAGACCCGAGACTATGCAGCTAACATGGAGCAACGCATTCGCATGTTACAGCAGACCATTGAGCAAGCATTACTTGAGCAAGGTCGCATAACTGAACGTCAGGGTACAAAGTTCGAATAA
- a CDS encoding 5-formyltetrahydrofolate cyclo-ligase, translated as MSLSLLDRQDLRTHVRHLRRELSDSQQELAADLVAEHALNFAPIDQARHIALFLSFDGELNTRPLIAKLWQRQKQVYLPVLHPFSAGQLLFIRYTPDTVLSPNRLRIPEPPLDIRQLIPLDRLDVIMVPLVAFDAQGQRLGMGGGFYDRTLQNWQQHGLLPIGLAHDCQQVNRLPAAEWDVPLPAILTPSRLWQW; from the coding sequence ATGTCACTATCGCTATTGGATCGCCAGGATCTTCGTACCCATGTTCGTCATCTGCGCCGCGAATTGAGCGACAGCCAGCAAGAACTGGCCGCTGATTTAGTCGCCGAACACGCGTTAAATTTTGCGCCAATTGATCAGGCCCGCCATATCGCACTGTTCCTCTCTTTTGATGGTGAGCTAAATACCCGTCCGTTAATTGCCAAACTCTGGCAGCGCCAGAAACAGGTGTACCTCCCGGTACTTCACCCCTTCTCCGCCGGACAATTGCTATTTATTCGCTATACGCCCGATACCGTTTTGTCGCCCAATCGCCTACGTATCCCTGAGCCGCCATTGGATATTCGGCAGCTCATTCCGCTCGATCGTCTGGATGTGATCATGGTTCCGCTGGTCGCTTTTGATGCCCAAGGGCAACGTCTGGGGATGGGAGGCGGCTTTTACGATCGTACATTACAGAATTGGCAGCAGCATGGGTTGTTACCGATCGGGCTGGCGCATGATTGCCAGCAGGTAAACAGGCTGCCAGCAGCCGAGTGGGACGTACCGCTACCGGCGATTCTGACGCCTTCGCGGCTGTGGCAATGGTAA
- the serA gene encoding phosphoglycerate dehydrogenase produces MAKVSLEKDKIKFLLVEGVHQSALENLRAAGYTNIEFHKGALDSDALKASIRDAHFVGIRSRTQLTEDIFAAAEKLVAVGCFCIGTNQVNLDAAAKRGIPVFNAPFSNTRSVAELVIGELLLLLRGIPEANAKAHRGIWNKLAVGSYEARGKKLGIIGYGHIGMQLGVLAESLGMHVFFYDIENKLPLGNATQVRHLSDLLNMSDIVSLHVPETPSTQNMMGAEELALMKPGSLLINASRGTVVDIPALCHVLANKHLAGAAIDVFPVEPATNSDPFNSPLCEFDNVILTPHIGGSTQEAQENIGIEVAGKLAKYSDNGSTLSAVNFPEASLPMHSDQASRLLHIHENRPGVLTAINQIFAEQSINISAQYLQTSPQIGYVVIDIDAEQEAANKALQLMKAIPGTIRARLLY; encoded by the coding sequence ATGGCAAAGGTATCGCTGGAGAAAGATAAGATTAAGTTTTTGCTGGTGGAAGGGGTTCACCAGAGCGCATTAGAAAACTTGCGCGCGGCGGGTTATACCAATATTGAGTTTCATAAAGGCGCGCTGGATAGCGATGCGTTAAAGGCGTCGATTCGCGACGCGCACTTTGTTGGGATTCGCTCGCGTACGCAGTTAACCGAAGATATTTTCGCCGCAGCGGAGAAGCTGGTGGCGGTTGGCTGTTTCTGTATTGGTACTAATCAGGTTAACCTGGATGCGGCGGCAAAACGCGGTATTCCGGTCTTCAACGCGCCATTCTCCAACACCCGATCCGTGGCCGAGCTGGTTATTGGCGAACTGCTGCTATTACTGCGCGGCATTCCTGAAGCGAATGCCAAAGCACACCGTGGTATTTGGAACAAGCTGGCGGTCGGCTCCTATGAAGCGCGTGGGAAAAAGCTGGGTATCATTGGCTATGGTCATATCGGTATGCAGTTAGGCGTGCTGGCGGAAAGCCTCGGCATGCATGTGTTTTTCTACGATATTGAAAACAAGCTGCCATTGGGTAATGCGACTCAGGTTAGGCATCTGTCCGATCTGCTGAATATGAGCGATATTGTTAGCCTGCACGTACCGGAAACCCCGTCGACGCAAAATATGATGGGCGCCGAGGAGCTGGCGTTAATGAAGCCGGGTTCCTTGCTGATTAATGCGTCACGCGGCACGGTGGTGGATATTCCGGCGCTTTGTCACGTGCTGGCTAATAAGCATCTGGCGGGTGCAGCGATTGATGTGTTCCCGGTGGAACCGGCAACCAATAGCGATCCATTTAACTCACCGCTGTGTGAGTTCGATAATGTGATCCTGACACCGCATATCGGCGGTTCTACGCAGGAAGCGCAGGAAAATATTGGTATCGAAGTGGCCGGTAAGCTGGCGAAATATTCAGATAACGGCTCTACGCTCTCTGCGGTGAACTTCCCTGAAGCCTCGTTGCCGATGCATAGCGACCAGGCCAGCCGTCTGCTGCATATCCATGAAAACCGTCCAGGTGTGTTAACCGCGATTAACCAAATTTTCGCCGAACAGAGCATCAATATTTCGGCGCAATATCTGCAGACTTCGCCGCAAATTGGCTATGTGGTGATTGATATTGATGCGGAGCAGGAAGCAGCAAATAAAGCGTTGCAACTGATGAAAGCCATTCCGGGTACCATCCGTGCCCGTTTGCTGTACTAA
- the rpiA gene encoding ribose-5-phosphate isomerase RpiA, whose protein sequence is MTQDELKKAVGWAALEYVKPGTIVGVGTGSTAAHFIDALGTIKHQIDGAVSSSEASTQRLKALGIPVFDLNEVDSLSVYVDGADEINGHLQMIKGGGAALTREKIVAAVAKRFICIADESKQVDILGKFPLPVEVIPMARSYVARELVKLGGVPEYRQHVVTDNGNVILDVRNLQILDPGALEKSINALPGVVTVGLFAARGADVALIGTSSGVKTIEK, encoded by the coding sequence ATGACGCAGGATGAACTGAAAAAAGCAGTAGGATGGGCGGCGCTGGAGTACGTGAAACCCGGCACCATTGTTGGCGTGGGAACCGGGTCGACCGCCGCGCATTTCATTGACGCACTGGGCACGATTAAACATCAAATTGATGGTGCGGTGTCCAGTTCGGAGGCCTCAACCCAGAGGTTGAAGGCGCTCGGTATTCCGGTGTTCGACTTGAATGAGGTTGATTCACTGTCGGTCTATGTCGATGGCGCTGATGAAATTAACGGCCATCTGCAAATGATCAAAGGCGGCGGCGCGGCGCTCACTCGTGAGAAGATTGTTGCGGCGGTAGCTAAACGGTTTATCTGTATTGCCGATGAATCTAAGCAGGTGGATATTTTGGGTAAATTTCCGCTGCCGGTGGAAGTGATTCCGATGGCCCGCTCTTACGTGGCGCGTGAACTGGTTAAACTGGGTGGGGTGCCGGAATATCGCCAGCATGTGGTGACTGATAACGGTAACGTCATCCTTGATGTGCGTAATTTACAGATTCTCGATCCCGGCGCCCTGGAAAAAAGCATCAATGCATTACCGGGCGTCGTCACCGTGGGGCTGTTTGCCGCACGCGGCGCCGATGTGGCGTTGATTGGCACCTCCTCCGGCGTGAAAACGATAGAAAAATGA